A genomic stretch from Oncorhynchus gorbuscha isolate QuinsamMale2020 ecotype Even-year linkage group LG20, OgorEven_v1.0, whole genome shotgun sequence includes:
- the LOC124007380 gene encoding leucine repeat adapter protein 25-like gives MNGFQTSPPECPDSVCSIEGLPPLPKGLSGILNSSGGSWRDIKKVYSKLTRIQADISESTVIDSLGRSKPASLDAGLAVLREEMVGLRQLDMSLQCQLWSLYESIQEYKGAFQDISNSLLSESSITTENSYSEEEDDYEEEENDGDNVPQNLPGTSLTLQSTQNSRDQWIKESFHISL, from the exons ATGAACGGGTTCCAGACCAGTCCTCCTGAATGTCCAGACAGCGTCTGTTCAATCGAAGGACTACCCCCTTTGCCAAAAGGCCTCAGCGGCATCCTGAACTCCAGTGGTGGCTCATGGAGGGACATCAAAAAAGTCTACAGTAAACTGACACGCATTCAGGCCGACATTAGCGAGTCTACAGTGATCGACTCTCTCGGCCGCAGCAAGCCTGCAAGTCTGGACGCAGGGCTCGCAGTGCTGCGCGAAGAAATG GTGGGACTCAGACAGTTGGACATGTCTCTGCAATGTCAGCTGTGGTCTCTCTATGAGTCCATCCAGGAGTACAAGGGAGCCTTTCAGGACATCTCCAACTCTCTGCTGTCAGAGAGCAGCATCACTACAGAAAATAGTTactctgaggaagaggatgattatgaagaggaggagaatgatGGTGATAATGTACCTCAGAATCTACCTGGCACTTCACTGACTCTCCAGTCAACTCAAAACTCCCGGGACCAATGGATCAAAGAGTCTTTCCACATTTCCTTATAA
- the LOC124007379 gene encoding protein ZNRD2-like → MCTYIFFVKQRRAATGDSSGIMALNADDDDFEWTPPSESEMKVIHAQRERQDKISKLMGAYLLKGYKMLGECCEQCGTILLQDKQKKNYCVACQELDSDVDKDNPALNAQAALSQVRERQLASQPVHLDNGAPSSDNPLSITGQPRPEHCEGAASGLRGPLPPPANPSPALTVTPSFLPTSTPSIQPVQVAAPIVAPASHPALSSAEDAVLHKLRWATQELQHSASVEASIQLCSLIRSCADSLRSLKELHQS, encoded by the exons AtgtgtacatacattttttttgtaaagCAACGGCGTGCAGCAACCGGGGACAGCAGTGGAATCATGGCACTGAATGCAG ACGACGATGACTTCGAGTGGACACCCCCTTCAGAATCGGAGATGAAGGTTATTCATGCTCAGCGGGAACGACAGGACAAAATAAGCAAGCTCATGGGTGCCTACCTCCTCAAAGGCTACAAAATGTTAGGAGAATGCTGTGAGCAATGTGGG ACGATTCTCCTTCAGGACAAGCAGAAGAAGAACTACTGTGTTGCATGTCAGGAACTGGACTCTGATGTAGACAAGGACAACCCAG CCCTAAATGCCCAGGCTGCCCTGTcacaggtcagagagagacagctagcctCTCAGCCTGTCCATCTGGACAATGGAGCACCCTCCAGTGACAACCCCCTCTCCATCACAGGGCAGCCCCGACCAGAGCACTGCGAGGGTGCTGCGTCAGGACTGAGAGGGCCCctacctccaccagccaaccccTCCCCAGCACTCACTGTGACCCCTAGCTTTCTCCCTACATCCACCCCATCCATACAGCCAGTCCAGGTGGCAGCCCCCATAGTAGCCCCTGCATCTCACCCAGCCCTGTCCAGTGCTGAGGATGCAGTGCTGCACAAGCTGCGGTGGGCTACACAGGAGCTCCAGCACTCAGCCTCAGTAGAGGCTAGTATCCAGCTGTGCAGCCTCATCCGCAGCTGCGCAGATTCACTGCGCAGCCTGAAAGAGCTTCACCAATCATGA